One Serinicoccus chungangensis genomic window carries:
- the secA gene encoding preprotein translocase subunit SecA produces MPNLFEKMLRAGEKSALRRLETVAKQVNALEEDFEGLSDAELREETDRFKARLADGQTLDQLLPEAFAAVREASKRTIGKRHFDVQIMGGAALHQGNVAEMRTGEGKTLVATLPSYLNALTGRGVHVITTNDYLAQYQSELMGRVHRALGLETGCILSSMTPAQRRDQYAMDITYGTNNEFGFDYLRDNMATSLKDLVQREHQFAIVDEVDSILIDEARTPLIISGPADQATKWYTEFSKVVQRLERGEPADPLRGIESSGDYEVDEKKKTVGVLERGIEKVEDYLGIDNLYESANTPLIGYLNNAIKARELFKRDKDYVVMDGQVMIVDEHTGRILPGRRYNEGMHQAIEAKEGVEIKNENQTLATVTLQNYFRMYDKLAGMTGTAQTEAAELHQIYKVGVLSIPTNKPMIRQDRPDLVYRTEEAKFGAVVDDIVERHRAGQPVLVGTTSVAKSEYLSDQLRRRGVRHEVLNAKHHEREASIVAEAGRKGAVTVSTNMAGRGTDIMLGGNSEFRAVSALQARGLDPHETPEEYEAAWDEALAQAEASVEAEHEEVTELGGLYVLGTERHESRRIDNQLRGRAGRQGDPGESRFYLSLQDDLMRMFNAALVDRVMSTSGMQDDVPIESKIVSRSIASAQSQVEAQHFETRKNVLKYDDVLNRQREVIYAERRRVLEGEDLHEQVRHFVNDVVGDYVTSAGGAGLADGIDLEALWHELGQVYPVGLGIEQIVERAGSRAGVTTDLLVEELTSDAQHAYDEREAELGEDVMRDVERRVVLQVLDRKWREHLYEMDYLKEGIGLRAMAQREPLVEYQREGYQLFQAVMEAIKEESVRLLFHAQVSASGTPQAQQTAPRQGLTFVAPGEGGDAQASRVRADGSHSEDATNGSAPGGQGQGNRAQRRAASQRGRS; encoded by the coding sequence GTGCCGAACCTGTTCGAGAAGATGCTGCGCGCCGGGGAGAAGTCCGCGCTGCGCCGACTGGAGACCGTCGCCAAGCAGGTCAACGCCCTCGAGGAGGACTTCGAGGGGTTGTCCGACGCCGAGCTGCGCGAGGAGACCGACCGGTTCAAGGCGAGGCTCGCCGACGGCCAGACCCTGGACCAGCTGCTGCCGGAGGCGTTCGCCGCCGTCCGCGAGGCCAGCAAGCGCACCATCGGCAAGCGCCACTTCGACGTGCAGATCATGGGCGGGGCCGCGCTGCACCAGGGCAACGTCGCCGAGATGCGCACGGGCGAGGGCAAGACGCTCGTCGCGACGCTGCCGTCGTACCTCAACGCCCTCACCGGCAGGGGTGTGCACGTCATCACCACCAACGACTACCTGGCGCAGTACCAGTCCGAGCTCATGGGACGCGTGCACCGCGCCCTCGGACTGGAGACCGGGTGCATCCTGTCGTCGATGACGCCGGCGCAGCGTCGTGACCAGTACGCCATGGACATCACCTACGGGACCAACAACGAGTTCGGCTTCGACTACCTGCGCGACAACATGGCGACCTCGCTCAAGGACCTCGTGCAGCGCGAGCACCAGTTCGCGATCGTGGACGAGGTCGACTCGATCCTCATCGACGAGGCGCGCACGCCGCTCATCATCTCCGGGCCCGCCGACCAGGCGACCAAGTGGTACACCGAGTTCTCCAAGGTCGTCCAGCGGCTGGAGCGCGGCGAGCCGGCCGACCCGCTGCGCGGGATCGAGTCCAGCGGGGACTACGAGGTCGACGAGAAGAAGAAGACCGTGGGGGTCCTCGAGCGCGGCATCGAGAAGGTCGAGGACTACCTCGGCATCGACAACCTCTACGAGTCGGCCAACACCCCCCTCATCGGCTACCTCAACAACGCCATCAAGGCCCGGGAGCTCTTCAAGCGCGACAAGGACTACGTCGTCATGGACGGTCAGGTGATGATCGTTGACGAGCACACCGGCCGCATCCTGCCGGGCCGTCGTTACAACGAGGGCATGCACCAGGCGATCGAGGCCAAGGAGGGGGTCGAGATCAAGAACGAGAACCAGACCCTGGCCACGGTGACCCTGCAGAACTACTTCCGGATGTACGACAAGCTCGCCGGGATGACCGGGACGGCGCAGACCGAGGCCGCCGAGCTGCACCAGATCTACAAGGTGGGCGTGCTGTCCATCCCCACCAACAAGCCGATGATCCGGCAGGACCGGCCGGACCTCGTGTACCGCACCGAGGAGGCCAAGTTCGGCGCGGTGGTCGACGACATCGTCGAGCGGCACCGGGCCGGGCAGCCGGTGCTCGTCGGCACCACCTCGGTCGCGAAGTCGGAGTACCTCTCCGACCAGCTGCGCCGGCGCGGTGTCCGGCACGAGGTGCTCAACGCCAAGCACCACGAGCGGGAGGCCTCGATCGTGGCCGAGGCGGGGCGCAAGGGCGCCGTCACCGTCTCCACCAACATGGCCGGCCGTGGCACCGACATCATGCTCGGGGGCAACTCGGAGTTCCGGGCGGTGTCGGCGCTGCAGGCCCGCGGCCTGGACCCGCACGAGACCCCGGAGGAGTACGAGGCGGCGTGGGACGAGGCGCTCGCGCAGGCCGAGGCCTCCGTCGAGGCCGAGCACGAGGAGGTCACCGAGCTCGGTGGCCTCTACGTCCTCGGCACCGAGCGGCATGAGTCGCGCCGCATCGACAACCAGCTGCGGGGCCGGGCCGGCCGTCAGGGCGACCCGGGGGAGTCGCGGTTCTACCTCTCCCTGCAGGACGACCTCATGCGGATGTTCAACGCCGCCCTCGTGGACCGGGTGATGTCGACGTCGGGGATGCAGGACGACGTGCCCATCGAGTCCAAGATCGTCTCCCGGTCCATCGCCAGCGCGCAGAGCCAGGTCGAGGCCCAGCACTTCGAGACCCGCAAGAACGTCCTCAAGTACGACGACGTGCTCAACCGTCAGCGCGAGGTCATCTACGCCGAGCGTCGCCGCGTGCTCGAGGGGGAGGACCTGCACGAGCAGGTCCGCCACTTCGTCAACGACGTGGTGGGCGACTACGTCACCAGCGCCGGGGGCGCCGGTCTGGCCGACGGCATCGACCTCGAGGCGCTGTGGCACGAGCTCGGCCAGGTCTACCCGGTCGGTCTCGGCATCGAGCAGATCGTGGAGCGGGCCGGGAGCCGGGCCGGGGTGACCACGGACCTGCTCGTCGAGGAGCTCACCAGCGACGCCCAGCACGCCTACGACGAGCGCGAGGCCGAGCTCGGCGAGGACGTCATGCGCGACGTGGAGCGACGGGTCGTGCTGCAGGTCCTCGACCGCAAGTGGCGCGAGCACCTCTACGAGATGGACTACCTCAAGGAGGGCATCGGGCTGCGCGCCATGGCCCAGCGCGAGCCGCTGGTGGAGTACCAGCGCGAGGGCTACCAGCTGTTCCAGGCGGTCATGGAGGCCATCAAGGAGGAGTCGGTGCGCCTGCTCTTCCACGCCCAGGTGTCCGCGTCGGGGACGCCGCAGGCGCAGCAGACCGCGCCCCGTCAGGGGCTGACCTTCGTCGCCCCGGGCGAGGGCGGGGACGCCCAGGCCAGTCGGGTCCGGGCCGACGGCAGCCACAGCGAGGACGCGACGAACGGCTCCGCGCCGGGCGGCCAGGGCCAGGGCAACCGCGCCCAGCGCCGGGCGGCCTCGCAGCGGGGACGCAGCTGA
- a CDS encoding WhiB family transcriptional regulator: MDWRNRAACLEEDPELFFPIGNTGPALQQIEEAKAVCRTCPVIDTCLKWALETGQDAGVWGGLSEDERRALKRRKARARRAS, from the coding sequence ATGGACTGGCGCAACCGCGCGGCGTGCCTGGAAGAGGACCCCGAGCTCTTCTTCCCGATCGGCAACACCGGCCCGGCGCTGCAGCAGATCGAGGAGGCCAAGGCCGTCTGCCGCACCTGCCCGGTGATCGACACCTGTCTCAAGTGGGCGCTGGAAACCGGGCAGGACGCCGGTGTGTGGGGTGGGCTGTCCGAGGACGAGCGCCGAGCGCTCAAGCGTCGCAAGGCGCGCGCCCGACGGGCGAGCTGA
- a CDS encoding AAA family ATPase — MSRPLVTAVAPRWESQVAALLAGSTQARLVRRCADLPELLGVARAGLAEVVLVSHDLRGLDRDAVQGLGAVGVHVVGVHPRDDTEAARALHRRGVTCVLEVESSTPELDAVLSSLGRVDPTGDDRRPAGSPTAPGGPTSAEHGPGPGRHTDPAAVLVDAGPEGVRDDDAGTHAASATGQEHPPRTDGPSEGEVVVVWGPHGSTGRTTVAVNLAAELASATTPVLLVDADTYGAGVAQALAVLDESPGVAAAARAADQGTLDEDSLLRLAPQVRPGLLVLTGLPRADRWTELRESALADILQQARSLARWVVVDIAPTVEQDEELSFDTSAPRRNGAALCALEEADRVLVVGTGDPVGLQRLVRGVDQLPGLTRAEVQVVVTRVRPGPVGPEPGRRIAETLRRFAGVGQVHLVPEDRDAVDAALLHGHTLAESRPTSPARESIRTLAHLVSGRRGSGDAPRSRWWSRRRART, encoded by the coding sequence GTGAGCCGTCCGCTGGTGACCGCCGTGGCCCCCCGGTGGGAGAGCCAGGTCGCGGCCCTGCTCGCCGGGTCCACCCAGGCCCGGCTGGTGCGCCGGTGCGCCGACCTGCCCGAGCTGCTGGGCGTCGCCCGGGCCGGCCTGGCGGAGGTCGTCCTCGTCTCCCACGACCTGCGCGGGCTGGACCGGGACGCGGTGCAGGGCCTCGGTGCGGTCGGCGTGCACGTCGTGGGGGTGCACCCGCGTGACGACACGGAGGCGGCCCGCGCGTTGCACCGGCGCGGCGTCACCTGCGTGCTCGAGGTCGAGAGCAGCACCCCGGAGCTCGACGCGGTGCTCTCCTCGCTGGGGCGGGTGGACCCCACCGGCGACGACCGCCGACCGGCCGGCTCGCCGACCGCGCCCGGTGGGCCGACGTCTGCTGAGCACGGTCCGGGGCCCGGCCGGCACACGGACCCGGCAGCCGTGCTCGTCGACGCCGGTCCGGAGGGTGTCCGGGACGACGACGCCGGGACGCACGCCGCTTCGGCGACGGGCCAGGAGCACCCGCCCCGGACGGACGGTCCGTCCGAGGGCGAGGTCGTCGTGGTGTGGGGGCCGCACGGCAGCACCGGCCGCACCACGGTGGCCGTCAACCTCGCCGCCGAGCTGGCGTCGGCGACGACGCCGGTCCTGCTCGTGGACGCGGACACCTACGGTGCGGGGGTCGCGCAGGCGCTGGCCGTGCTCGACGAGTCACCCGGGGTCGCGGCCGCCGCCCGCGCCGCGGACCAGGGCACCCTCGACGAGGACAGCCTCCTGCGCCTCGCCCCGCAGGTGCGCCCCGGGCTGCTCGTCCTCACCGGGCTGCCCCGCGCCGACCGGTGGACCGAGCTGCGGGAGAGCGCCCTGGCCGACATCCTCCAGCAGGCCCGCTCCCTCGCCCGGTGGGTGGTCGTCGACATCGCCCCGACGGTGGAGCAGGACGAGGAGCTGTCCTTCGACACCAGCGCACCTCGACGCAACGGGGCCGCGCTGTGCGCCCTGGAGGAGGCCGACCGGGTGCTGGTCGTCGGCACCGGCGACCCGGTGGGGCTGCAGCGGCTCGTCCGCGGTGTCGACCAGCTGCCCGGGCTCACCCGGGCGGAGGTCCAGGTGGTGGTGACGCGGGTCCGCCCCGGACCGGTCGGTCCGGAGCCGGGCCGCCGGATCGCCGAGACCCTGCGCCGGTTCGCCGGGGTGGGCCAGGTGCACCTGGTCCCCGAGGACCGCGACGCCGTGGACGCGGCCCTGCTGCACGGGCACACCCTCGCCGAGTCACGCCCCACCAGCCCGGCACGGGAGTCGATCCGGACGCTGGCCCACCTGGTCAGCGGGCGTCGCGGGTCCGGGGACGCGCCACGCTCGCGCTGGTGGTCGCGTCGCCGCGCCCGCACCTGA
- a CDS encoding DUF6912 family protein → MTTVRCYVPLTGDQLAALSQDRRLSGPLRATAVTEVLRAQEPGADGDELEYAAAQVAAEDLVRTGVPVVLAAVDVDAGRVTDAATDDLWIEVASVELPRVAALHLGDDVVTGDASLLADHDSEDIELSWFDTTELDHVLGLVGRARPSRPGGPPTDPPTDRPTD, encoded by the coding sequence ATGACGACCGTGCGGTGCTACGTGCCGTTGACGGGCGACCAGCTGGCCGCCCTGTCGCAGGACCGCCGCCTGAGCGGACCGCTGCGGGCGACCGCGGTGACCGAGGTGCTCCGGGCCCAGGAGCCGGGGGCGGACGGCGACGAGCTCGAGTACGCCGCCGCGCAGGTGGCCGCCGAGGACCTGGTGCGGACCGGTGTCCCGGTCGTGCTGGCCGCGGTGGACGTGGACGCGGGGCGCGTGACCGACGCCGCCACGGACGACCTGTGGATCGAGGTGGCGTCCGTGGAGCTGCCGCGGGTGGCCGCCCTGCACCTGGGCGACGACGTCGTCACCGGGGACGCCTCGCTGCTGGCCGACCACGACTCCGAGGACATCGAGCTGTCCTGGTTCGACACCACCGAGCTGGACCACGTGCTGGGGCTGGTCGGCCGGGCCCGCCCCTCCCGACCGGGTGGGCCGCCGACCGACCCGCCCACCGACCGACCGACCGACTGA
- a CDS encoding Rv3235 family protein: MTGSSRTPGVLHLRLIDAPEPPAEGPDWSGTDARSQPAEGDYVQGTLAVDFRDGAYDSYFGPQATATDDLPEARAWAHRMVRALLEICAGTRPVDQLSRWLAPEVRERVARRSALARRRGRCRSAPPVVRALLDCHPADGVCEVAAVVHLDGRVRALALRMSGVDGRWVITALELG; this comes from the coding sequence GTGACCGGGTCGTCCCGGACCCCCGGCGTGCTGCACCTGCGGCTCATCGACGCCCCGGAGCCCCCTGCCGAGGGCCCCGACTGGTCCGGCACCGACGCGCGGTCCCAGCCGGCCGAGGGCGACTACGTGCAGGGGACCCTGGCGGTGGACTTCCGGGACGGGGCCTACGACAGCTACTTCGGCCCTCAGGCCACCGCCACCGACGACCTCCCCGAGGCCCGGGCCTGGGCGCACCGGATGGTCCGGGCCCTGCTGGAGATCTGTGCCGGGACCCGGCCCGTGGACCAGCTCTCGCGCTGGTTGGCGCCGGAGGTGCGCGAGCGGGTGGCCCGTCGGTCGGCGCTGGCGCGACGGCGGGGGCGCTGCCGCAGCGCCCCACCGGTGGTCCGCGCCCTCCTGGACTGCCACCCCGCCGACGGGGTGTGCGAGGTCGCGGCCGTGGTGCACCTGGACGGCCGGGTCCGCGCCCTGGCCCTGCGCATGAGCGGGGTCGACGGGCGGTGGGTCATCACCGCGCTGGAGCTGGGCTAG
- a CDS encoding helix-turn-helix domain-containing protein: protein MAGPRFLTLTDVAETLNVSLAQVKAIVRSGDLPGIKLGGRGVWRVEAAELEAYIQRMYTRTRESLHLGEGP, encoded by the coding sequence GTGGCTGGGCCCAGATTCCTGACCCTCACCGACGTGGCGGAGACCCTCAACGTCTCCCTCGCCCAGGTGAAGGCCATCGTGCGGTCCGGGGACCTGCCCGGGATCAAGCTGGGTGGCCGTGGCGTCTGGCGGGTCGAGGCCGCCGAGCTGGAGGCCTACATCCAACGGATGTACACGCGGACCCGTGAGTCCCTGCACCTGGGCGAGGGCCCCTGA
- a CDS encoding LysM peptidoglycan-binding domain-containing protein: MDTTGGWVGGPPVGWRASAWGAGGGAAALGASTVLGRQAVTAWASPVGPDPGTAVLAAVLALATGLLLWVAGVLLVAAWRVRPAVGPARVPPTASTSVRVATTLLVLLATGAGGTGAVAATVCTTAPTAQDDRPGAVESSPDGPVPPRHDPVDVPLPGWTPVPATPQAHPRGQVDLVGGRGVAQGDLPDHVVVRRGDTLWDLAARHLGPGATSADVAEEWPRWYAANLATIGPDPDLLLPGQELTVPGTPEDGP; encoded by the coding sequence ATGGACACCACAGGGGGGTGGGTCGGGGGCCCGCCCGTCGGATGGCGGGCCAGCGCCTGGGGCGCGGGCGGCGGGGCCGCCGCCCTAGGCGCGTCGACGGTCCTGGGGCGGCAGGCGGTGACCGCCTGGGCGAGCCCCGTCGGGCCGGACCCCGGGACGGCCGTGCTGGCGGCCGTGCTCGCCCTGGCGACCGGCCTGCTGCTCTGGGTCGCGGGGGTGCTCCTCGTCGCGGCCTGGCGGGTGCGGCCTGCCGTCGGTCCCGCACGCGTGCCCCCGACCGCCTCGACGTCGGTCCGGGTCGCCACGACGCTGCTGGTCCTGCTCGCGACGGGTGCCGGCGGCACCGGGGCGGTCGCCGCCACGGTCTGCACCACGGCCCCGACCGCCCAGGACGACCGGCCCGGGGCGGTCGAGTCCTCGCCGGACGGCCCCGTGCCCCCGCGCCACGACCCCGTGGACGTGCCGCTGCCCGGCTGGACCCCGGTGCCGGCCACCCCGCAGGCCCACCCACGCGGCCAGGTCGACCTCGTCGGCGGGCGCGGGGTCGCGCAGGGAGACCTGCCGGACCACGTGGTCGTCCGGCGCGGTGACACCCTGTGGGACCTGGCCGCCCGGCACCTCGGCCCCGGAGCCACCTCCGCGGACGTCGCCGAGGAGTGGCCGCGGTGGTATGCCGCGAACCTCGCCACCATCGGCCCGGACCCGGACCTCCTCCTTCCCGGTCAGGAGCTCACCGTGCCCGGCACCCCGGAGGACGGGCCGTGA
- a CDS encoding sensor histidine kinase, translating into MAVLRETLSRSSMSGADIDWVHRLVGDWQMLADLAFADLTLWLPVQRDDVADPHLSPWFLAAHARPSTGPNFYHDDVIGEAPGAARERLLTQVMETGRPLTPDEVGYVREQYVPVVRTGRPIAVLVRHTDLQNMRQQGGLEVNYLQISQQLFSMISEGAFPMDHVATGVGRGTPRVGDGVLRLTADGVIDYASPNAVSALRRLGHTDHVNGADLAQIVSTRLTPGATVDETVPLVLTGRAPWGTEIETSAVNLTLRSVPLTHGGRRVGALLLMRDVSEIRRRERELLSKEATIREIHHRVKNNLQTVAALLRLQSRRLDDPKAQEALAEAGRRLSTVALVHDTLSQAFSERVDFDDVATRILRATVEVASTQAVVETELEGSFGWLPPDDATHLAMVLAELVHNAVEHGFEEGDRPAGASRVVVSASRARDEGGTDLLEVRVEDNGRGYAPEASARPGLGTQIVEALISDLRGQIGWETTKPHGTVVRFTVRLRGSATG; encoded by the coding sequence GTGGCTGTTCTCCGGGAGACCCTCTCGCGCTCGTCGATGTCGGGAGCCGACATCGACTGGGTGCACCGCCTCGTCGGTGACTGGCAGATGCTGGCGGACCTGGCGTTCGCCGACCTGACCCTCTGGCTCCCGGTGCAGCGCGACGACGTCGCCGACCCGCACCTCTCGCCGTGGTTCCTGGCCGCGCACGCGCGGCCCTCGACCGGGCCGAACTTCTACCACGACGACGTCATCGGGGAGGCCCCGGGCGCGGCGCGCGAGCGCCTGCTGACGCAGGTCATGGAGACCGGCCGGCCGCTGACCCCGGACGAGGTGGGCTACGTCCGGGAGCAGTACGTCCCCGTCGTCCGGACCGGTCGCCCGATCGCGGTGCTCGTCCGGCACACCGACCTGCAGAACATGCGTCAGCAGGGCGGCCTGGAGGTCAACTACCTCCAGATCAGCCAGCAGCTGTTCTCGATGATCTCCGAGGGCGCGTTCCCCATGGACCACGTGGCGACCGGGGTGGGGCGGGGGACCCCCCGGGTCGGGGACGGCGTGCTGCGGCTCACGGCCGACGGCGTCATCGACTACGCCAGCCCGAACGCCGTGTCGGCGCTGCGCCGGCTCGGGCACACCGACCACGTCAACGGCGCGGACCTCGCCCAGATCGTCTCGACGCGACTGACCCCCGGGGCGACGGTGGACGAGACGGTGCCGCTGGTCCTCACCGGTCGGGCGCCGTGGGGGACCGAGATCGAGACCTCCGCGGTCAACCTCACGCTGCGCTCGGTGCCGCTCACCCACGGAGGGCGGCGGGTGGGTGCGCTGCTGCTCATGCGCGACGTCAGCGAGATCCGTCGGCGCGAGCGTGAGCTGCTGAGCAAGGAGGCCACGATCCGGGAGATCCACCACCGGGTCAAGAACAACCTCCAGACCGTGGCCGCGCTGCTGAGGCTGCAGTCCCGGCGGCTGGACGACCCCAAGGCTCAGGAGGCGCTGGCCGAGGCGGGGCGGCGGTTGTCCACCGTGGCGCTGGTGCACGACACCCTCAGCCAGGCGTTCTCCGAGCGGGTCGACTTCGACGACGTCGCCACCCGCATCCTGCGGGCCACCGTGGAGGTCGCCTCCACGCAGGCCGTCGTGGAGACCGAGCTGGAGGGGTCCTTCGGCTGGCTGCCGCCGGACGACGCCACGCACCTGGCGATGGTCCTGGCCGAGCTGGTCCACAACGCGGTCGAGCACGGCTTCGAGGAGGGGGACCGCCCCGCCGGGGCGTCCCGTGTCGTGGTCAGCGCCTCGCGCGCCCGCGACGAGGGCGGGACCGACCTGCTGGAGGTGCGCGTGGAGGACAACGGTCGGGGGTATGCCCCCGAGGCCTCGGCGCGGCCCGGCCTGGGCACGCAGATCGTCGAGGCCCTCATCAGCGACCTGCGTGGGCAGATCGGGTGGGAGACGACGAAGCCGCACGGCACCGTCGTGCGGTTCACCGTGCGGCTGCGGGGCTCCGCCACCGGCTGA
- the pruA gene encoding L-glutamate gamma-semialdehyde dehydrogenase, producing MDGIVDVPSPLNEPVLGYAPGSPERGTLEAALAELAASPVDLPHVIGGAPVTGGGAAIDVVQPHAHAEVLGTMRDATKKDARAAVEASREAAPAWRAMSFEERASIFLKAAELLAGPWRARMNAATMLGQSKTATQAEIDSACELADFWRFNVHYARQLLTEQPIRNSPGTWNRIDQRPLEGFVYAVTPFNFTAIGGNLPTAPALMGNVVVWKPAPTQQRAASMTMDLLREAGLPDGVINMVTGTGPAVSEVALESPDLAGIHFTGSTAVFNMLWQGVASNLGTYRSYPRIVGETGGKDFVVAHPSADPDVLRTALVRGAFEFQGQKCSAASRAYVPASLWRRLRDELAQTTEGIAVGDVRDLSNFMGAVIDAKAFAKHRDVIERAHADSGVEVVAGGTVDDSVGWFVRPTVAVVEDPTHQMLTTEYFGPILTVHVYPDGQWSSMLDQMESVAPYALTGGVIAQDRAAVGQAVERLRFAAGNFYINDKPTGAVVGQQPFGGARASGTNDKAGSAANLQRWVNTRVIKETFVPPTEYRYPHMG from the coding sequence ATGGATGGCATCGTCGACGTCCCCAGCCCGCTCAACGAGCCCGTGCTCGGCTACGCGCCGGGCAGCCCGGAACGAGGCACCCTCGAGGCTGCGCTCGCCGAGCTGGCGGCCAGCCCCGTGGACCTCCCGCACGTCATCGGCGGCGCGCCGGTCACCGGGGGCGGCGCCGCGATCGACGTCGTCCAGCCGCACGCTCACGCCGAGGTGCTCGGGACGATGCGGGACGCGACCAAGAAGGACGCGCGCGCGGCCGTCGAGGCGTCCCGCGAGGCGGCGCCGGCCTGGCGGGCGATGTCCTTCGAGGAGCGGGCCTCGATCTTCCTCAAGGCGGCCGAGCTGCTGGCCGGGCCCTGGCGCGCGCGGATGAACGCCGCCACGATGCTGGGACAGAGCAAGACGGCCACCCAGGCCGAGATCGACTCGGCCTGCGAGCTGGCCGACTTCTGGCGCTTCAACGTGCACTACGCGCGGCAGCTGCTCACCGAGCAGCCGATCCGCAACTCGCCCGGGACCTGGAACCGCATCGACCAGCGCCCGCTGGAAGGCTTCGTCTACGCGGTGACCCCCTTCAACTTCACCGCGATCGGTGGCAACCTCCCCACGGCCCCGGCGCTCATGGGCAACGTGGTGGTGTGGAAGCCGGCGCCGACCCAGCAGCGTGCGGCGAGCATGACGATGGACCTGCTGCGGGAGGCCGGCCTGCCCGACGGCGTCATCAACATGGTGACCGGCACCGGTCCTGCTGTCTCCGAGGTGGCGCTCGAGAGCCCCGACCTGGCCGGCATCCACTTCACCGGCTCCACCGCCGTCTTCAACATGCTCTGGCAGGGGGTGGCGTCGAACCTCGGCACCTACCGGTCCTACCCGCGCATCGTGGGCGAGACCGGGGGCAAGGACTTCGTCGTGGCCCACCCCAGCGCCGACCCCGACGTGCTGCGGACCGCCCTCGTGCGCGGCGCCTTCGAGTTCCAGGGCCAGAAGTGCTCGGCGGCGTCACGGGCCTACGTCCCCGCGTCGCTGTGGCGCAGGCTGCGCGACGAGCTCGCCCAGACGACCGAGGGGATCGCGGTCGGTGACGTGCGCGACCTGTCCAACTTCATGGGCGCCGTCATCGACGCCAAGGCCTTCGCCAAGCACCGTGACGTCATCGAGCGGGCCCACGCGGACTCCGGCGTCGAGGTCGTGGCGGGGGGCACCGTCGACGACTCCGTCGGATGGTTCGTGCGACCCACCGTCGCGGTGGTCGAGGACCCGACGCACCAGATGCTCACGACCGAGTACTTCGGCCCGATCCTCACCGTCCACGTCTACCCGGACGGTCAGTGGTCCTCGATGCTGGACCAGATGGAGTCCGTGGCGCCCTACGCGCTCACCGGCGGCGTCATCGCGCAGGACCGGGCCGCCGTGGGACAGGCGGTCGAGCGGCTGCGGTTCGCGGCAGGCAACTTCTACATCAACGACAAGCCCACCGGCGCCGTCGTCGGGCAGCAGCCGTTCGGCGGCGCGCGTGCCTCGGGGACCAACGACAAGGCGGGCTCCGCGGCCAACCTCCAGCGCTGGGTCAACACCCGGGTGATCAAGGAGACCTTCGTCCCGCCGACGGAGTACCGCTACCCGCACATGGGCTGA
- a CDS encoding DUF2505 domain-containing protein codes for MRITETIRHPADPQRTFEMLTDHAYQVRRCERSGSLDQTVHVETAPDGTTTVTTQRHLPSDGIPDMAKGLVGPRLLVVETVRWGSPDADGEREGAMSLEMPGLPITFTGGIHLRRGSEPQVTDHVVDGDLEARVPLLGRRVEAMVAERMREVVQLEERVAREWLAGG; via the coding sequence ATGAGGATCACCGAGACGATCCGTCACCCGGCGGACCCGCAGCGCACCTTCGAGATGCTGACCGACCACGCCTACCAGGTCCGGCGCTGCGAGCGCTCGGGGTCGTTGGACCAGACCGTGCACGTCGAGACCGCGCCCGACGGCACGACGACCGTGACCACGCAGCGGCACCTGCCCAGCGACGGCATCCCCGACATGGCCAAGGGCCTGGTCGGTCCCCGCCTGCTCGTGGTGGAGACCGTGCGCTGGGGGTCGCCGGACGCCGACGGCGAGCGCGAGGGCGCCATGAGCCTGGAGATGCCGGGCCTGCCGATCACCTTCACCGGCGGCATCCACCTGCGTCGTGGCTCCGAGCCCCAGGTGACCGACCACGTCGTGGACGGCGACCTGGAGGCGCGCGTCCCGCTCCTCGGGCGGCGCGTGGAGGCCATGGTGGCCGAGCGGATGCGCGAGGTCGTGCAGCTGGAGGAGCGGGTCGCGCGGGAGTGGCTGGCCGGGGGCTGA